AAAGCGATAGGCTCcgatcgattatttcaaaatCGTCGTCAATACTATACCCGTCAATTATCGAAAGCATTATGgagcaaatgaaaaattctatttcagAAAAAAGTCCTTTtccgaaggaaaataaatccTACTTGAAAAGGATCATTACCTTGTCGTCTTGATCAGACAATGCTCTCTGGTTTCCTCTGTCCAAACCTTGGCATGATTGTTGCCGGTAGTCAAAAAGTTCTTCAAAATAGTAGGATTCCGATCGATGCTCAATACCGGTCCAAAATGACAATGGTATCTCGTATGGAGTTTCTCGGAATTTGATATAGCTTTCCTATTGACGTTCACGATGATTCCGTTCTCGAGTCCAACCAAAAATTTACTACCCATGGTAGATTCGTATTGAAGTACGGTGATAGGGATAGATTCATTTATGCTCTGTCTCTCGGGATTTTGCAAGTCCATCACTAGAACCTCCGTTGGCTTTCTCAACTTCCTAATGTCCCACCACTTGATCGTGCCACTGTTAGACGACGAGAAGAACTCGGTATTGGTCTTGGAATTGATCCAGTACGCCTGGCTCACTGGGTTTCTTTGGTTggatgaaacaaaaaaaagcgATGATTACAATCACCTTCGAATTACTTTCGACTTAGACAAACATCGTATTTGTTTACGgcaaagattttttaaattgtattataataccTCTATCAAAatcttaatgaattaattattcctcgttcgagattttattatctttatgacaaaaaaaaatatttttttttctttttttctcttttgcttttcccTCAACGAATCCCTTTTTTGACATAATCTTATCGAAATGTTATGTATAATCCTGAATTGTAAATGGCCTGAATATCAGGTGAACGAACATCTGCCAAAGTGAGATATAATCCCAGCGCACCTGTGACTGTTCAGAGGTACCGATATTTGCACCGGCGAATCACCGGTTCTTGTGTCCCAGCTGCACACTTGACCGGACATCAAGCCACTTATCAGCAACGACGGGTCACGTTGATTAAACTCGATAGCCATAGACGCCGAAGCTGACTTTAGGATCACCGACGGTTTGTTAGGTCTTTCTACAatgtcagagagagagagagagagagagagagagagagagagagagagagagagttaaataTCTGttttatgtattacatatagtTTTCGATATTGTTGCATCGTCGATTAATATCTTGCAATTCTTttctgtataaaaattatttctttttttttcgttcttatcATCTATATTCTAAATCAAACGATATATGTAATCGAAGATTAAAAATACAGATTATATACCGATGTTCCAAATGTAAGCGTTCGGGCTCAGATTGGTTGGCAGCTGGATCCGATCTTTGAAACAATATGCAACAGCAAATTGAGGTCTGTCCATTGACCAACACAAATGATTAACAGGTCTCACGTTTAATTCTTGATCGGAATACGTGCTTATGAtcctgaaagaaaagaaaagttttctaaaaggcttaaatatttatttcactccttttttatctcgtcACTACCTATATATTACTGGAAACGTATGATTTTCCAATTGTAACCACCATAAATCGTATGCAAAGGATGCCCTTACACGAACGTTCTCGTCACCATCGTAGTAATCTCGTACTACGTATTGGCATTCTCGGATTTACTATCCTACTATTTCCTCTCGTCGAATCGCAATTCGTACGTGTTTGTATCGTACGTCATGAGATAAAATGGCTTGCTAAGTTTTATGGTGGTATCACCGCATTATTCGTCGTGGGTAGAAGTaacaaaattatcattattctttaAAGTCTCGTACTAAGATTATTTTTGTCATAAtgattttttcaatctttcaataattaaatgtcgattaaatttacatCGGATCGGAACGCatatgaaaatttgaaaaaaattaaataaaaatatatatatgtataagtttaTTACTTGAAAATGATATCTTAGATCATACCTCATTTCAGGAGAAATCGTTAATTTCGTAGGTATCATGTCATCGAAGTAATTATCGTAAATATCGACAGTGTTATTTTGCAATATGTAATGCTCCATCGtctaagataataataaattataatgattttaataagttttcacggtggaaaaagaaaactatattGCTTACTTCCATAAGTGAATTCATAGACGTAATCCAACTGTCACTTTTCATGAATCGTTGACGAAATCTACGAACTGCCTCCTCGTCTAAAGGATTTATTTCCTTTGGCCAACTACCCTCGAAATGTCGTATTCCcgaattttttactttcgcgTACTTAGTCTGAATCTGATTATACAAACGGATAAAATAGTACTAAAagtatgaatttataaatctaatttttaagaaaagttTGATGTAACCTTATGGAGTGCGTATTGTACTGTTTCTTGAGTTTCATGATTAATTATACGTTGTTTAATATAGCTTTTATTAAGACTCGggtttggaaaaatattttcttcgacgatcgGCCCAACATCCTCGAAGAAACATTGCTTGCCAAattgacttctttttttagtgTAGACATATTTGTTATCCATTATTTTCCAAAAGAACTTTCCaacggatttaaaaaaaaaagaaaaaaagaaaaggtaaatatTGAAGGGTATcaaggaaaatagaaacgaaaataatgataaaaatgcatcgattataaaaaagaatcggaTGACATGGCGTCTTGTTTCGTTGAACTGTCGGAAGTTCTTCGAGTAATTGTCATATTCTATTCGACTCATATCTGTGTTCGGTTCGAATGCAGGcaaaacttattttttcttttttgcgttgtaagatttgaaataatgaaagatcGCAGAAAACTCGATCGTGATTCATTCTCGCGTTTCATCCTCGAAATCCTACGCATAAGTTTCGTCTCGCACATGTCGACCGATCTATAGTGGGCGTAGTCCTTGTCGATATAGGATTACGATCCCTCGAATAGCATTAAATTTACCAATCAATGCGCTCGCACAAGGCCGCAAATCGCGTAAGCTACGATGGTGCACGGTTTCTACTAATGAATAGGAGTTGCCGTGCAGTCCCTGTTGACATCATTCTAaccgatatcgatcgattgagaACAGATATCGAGAAGTACCATACGAAATTCGAAGCTTCTCAACGAAAGCAGTTAATAGGAATTCGCATTATCATCATTCACCTATGAgtcgaacaaaatttattgatcTCGAACAAGCTTTTGATCGGCTATTGAGCAGATCCACTATTATGTTTGAAACAACTCTATAAACGGCtgaagattctctctctctctctctctctctctctctctttctctttctctgtctgtctgtctaaaTCGTTGCGTGTCCTGTCTTCTCGAACTAGCATTCAAAGATTCACTTTCAAGAGAAACCCTTCGAAAGCTTAAATCTCAGCTATTCGCCAATTGGCCAAAAGCTTCCCTttggatatatgtatagattcGACGACGTGCCATTACTCATCGATCAATTAGCTGATATTGCAAGTAACACGATATCTCCGTGAATGCTGAAACTATGATATCAAGTTACCTATCGCCTTGTCTCAACTCGATAATTTCTCAACGCATGCTACGTCGTATCCTGATCGTACAacataataattgataaataaaagaaaagaataaagtcaTTCTAGAAGAACTATTTTATCGGAGGAAACTCGTCGAAAATATCTTTAACATTCACAGATGATGATCTTTGTCGATTGGAAAAgcgttcgaaatttttaacTGCTGATGCTTTAACTCTCGCTAAAAGCATCTATTAAGAAATAATGCAACACCATTTTCCATCGTACTCCGATCGCGCGATAAAGCAATATACcatttgaatttattcgatGAACTTGTAAGAACGCGCTAATACTTTACATAGGATATCCGTTGAAACGCGCTTCGTGTAACGAGCTTGTAACGAGGAAATGAGGCTGGTATGAAAGCAATGCGCATAATAATCGTCCAAAGACTGGAGAAACGAGACAAATAGGAGATCGTGAAAGGATAAAGCTTTGAGAGAGATAACGAGAAAGCGTTGAGAAtagttaagagagaaagagggatataGTCCTTTAAAAATATGACGAAAAATAAGTCGAACGTTAAAGTTATCCCatcattttttaacttttttaaacGAGACTGTCTTTGATCTATCGATACAAACGATAGAAGCAAtcttaaaattgtataaattttatgttctGATATTTGCATTATACgctaagaaaaaggaaaagctaTTGAAAGACATTCCAAGTATACTTGTCTGTCTTGAACTTTACTTCTTATGAAAGAACCAAGTAGGTCCTATTATAAAAGgcattatcgaagaaaaagtatcatttagcgtctctctctttctcttcttttctctttttctattactctTATTACTCTTTGTTTGCAAATTAGAAGGAATGAGAACTGTTAAAGgatattgattttaatcgatGTTCGACACGACGctgtaaaggaaaaaatgggACTGTGGAAAAGTATGTGTAGCGATCAAGTGTAGAAGGAGTCAATAGATTTTGACGTATGTCTTCATACGAATATtcctgatattttttttctttttcttttctttttttttatagaacacactcttttctttaaatcaatGTTTCGTTGTTTGGGCTTAAGAATAAAGTAAGATAGAGTAGTATGAGcgtaaggagaaaaagagagataaagagagaaggagagagtgagagaagaaaaaagaaaaaagaaaaagatggtcTCGCATGAAAAAGTACGGGCTTCCACGCGACAAATGACAAGAAGTTCTCTCATTTATCACCATCTTTCTTCCTATATTTTCATCGGTTACGTTGCATCGCTTATACGAAAGTGCATCAGAGTACATTGCTTTATGGATACATTTCCCCGTTCGTTGCGTTCAAAATGATAAATCTCTTATGCTTACTAGAATCACGGCGAGAGCTTACCGCTTTCGAAACCTTCGACTAAAGTGTGATTTAACATGggttaaaaagttttatacaTTGTTATTACAATGTTCAACGATAGATTCGTCACCATGATCGAACAACTTTTTATGCGATCTCTATCTCGAATTCCaccaaaagaaacaaagattgATAATCATActttagatagaaaataatttatactcttgtagaaaaacaattaaaatgtaaaaaagtgaaaaacgTTATGAAAATTCGTGAAATTCGAACTTTTATCATAATCAGAACGttaattggaaagaaaatttgatagatatttttttttctttttacgtaaaGGACTTCTGTTTGCTTATTCGCATGCGTACGAATGTATATGTTTGgagtgataaataaataaataaataaataaataaataaataattttcatcgatgtTAATGccttaaaatattcgattacaGATATTCGATGGTTGGTATCATCTCGAGCATCGATCCGTAATgaagagatcgatcgatccgcaCATGGAAGTACATTCCAGACTGATAAGAGATTCTAGAGTTCGTCGAGCAGAACAACAACGAGCAAAGTCGCGAAGTAAACGGGATTTAATAATCAAACGCGGTCCGTCCAATGCGAAAGCTATTTTAAACGACGAAAGATGGCCTCAAATGTGGTACCTGGTATGTTTCTTTCacgttatatttcatttcaataatatGCAAACATCTGAATTAATTCATAGATCGTATTTCGTATCCATTTCTCTTAGTAGCTTATCAACACCTAATTCATGGGATCGTCCTGAATATTCTAGGAATTTCTAATATGACAGACGCCTGAATTCTAGATAGATTCTTGTTTGCACCCTCCTCCCTATCACGAGCTacgaataattatcatttatatgaaTCGAACTTacttttgattaatttattaaataatttttaatatttccattcAATCGCTGCTGTTTGTTTaacagaatatttttctttaatcttatCAAATCTagcaaaataataatcacctaataaaaataaataaccaGTAACGAATGCAAAAGTTTATAATACTTTACGAgtgaacgatcgattttctttcttttctttttttttttaccaactTTTTTCCGGTCTGAACCATCGAAACCGAtcgttacatattttttattctgcTTTGTTCGTACAAGAAGAAGGGGAAGCACGTGAGTGGATTAATGAAAAGCATTCTTTAAATCTTTGCTGTTCGTATATCCGAACTAGTCTTTGGATTCGTGGAAAAATAAGCGAAATGGAGCATGGACGTGCTTCGAAAGACTAAACAATGTTACCGCGTTAACGCATTttcctcatttctttttcttcgttatctaCTATTTTTactaccttttttttctctctctctacttcgtTCCTTTAGAACAGGGGAAACGGTTTGGACATGAACGTGCAGAATGCTTGGGCCGAAGGAATCACCGGAAGCGGCGTCGTAGTCACGATTCTCGACGATGGCTTGGAAAAGGATCATCCTGACCTCTACAAGAATTACGTGAGTCTTGCGAATTGCTCACTGtgacttattttatatttcacgattcatgtaatttgaaaaacatgaaagaaataagaagggaGACTCGAGttcacttcttttcttttttttttttttttcttttctctcttataattTACGAAGTATTTGAAGAGATATCTCTATCATTAAATATCACTCTTATACggttaagaaaatttataatattattaaattcaaatcattaatttttctttacaagaAGTAACTTGTTCAACTTGTAAAATAAGATCTATTGAGAGATTAATGTCGAAATTGTAGGATCCTCAAGCAAGTTATGACGTTAATAGTCACGACGAAGATCCTATGCCAAGGTATGATCTTGTGGACAGCAATCGACACGGTACCAGGTGTGCCGGAGAAGTTGCAGCGACTGCCAACAATACTGTCTGCGCAGTTGGTGTTGCCTTTGGAGCAGGTGTTGGTGGTAAGTCTTACTTCAAAGATTCATCTTCATATTCTCCAAGCTAGAAAagctttcccttctctcttgaATTTCCAGAAAAttcaacttttctctcttcctctctctctctctctctctttttactttatgcTCGCAAAAAACTATTCTCTTCAAATTAGATTTGCGAATtcgatgtaattttattatatacaaaataccAATGGATATTAAGCCAACATTACTTCAACACGCTGAAGTagctataatatttaacatatatatttttcgagcCGTACATTTTCatgaaactttctctctctctttttctttctttctttctctctttctctctcaatctatctatctctttctctttatgcaCTACCTTTTACATTGGTATCTCAACTCGTTGTTATTCTActtgaaacaagaaagaacGGATTTGCTTCTTTTgtgatgaatattaaaaataccaTTTCATAGTACATACGGAATACTAAagaattaacaattttaatactCATGTCAAATACTTTCAGCCCCAATAAACTTCTATACCGATATTTGAAACTTCTTATTGCTTTATTGAAACAACCGATAATGTTAGTTTTTgcttttatgaaataaaaatacaaagagtCGACTTGCGAATATGAAAGTTCACTACGTTTTCTAACTCATGTTCGAAACGTAATCCAATTTACAAAATGTAAGCGACCTTTATCCGAATGAGGATTACAACTTGCTTGGTATCCTAAGTAAAATCAAAATTGGATTCTATTTCAACATCGTTATCGTTTCGAATTCAAAACGTctcgtattaataaataattaatgatatcgTTTCTAATCTTGTTTCTAAACGATATCTATAGAATCTTACTTCTTTCATTGAATCttaatattatcgtaaaattataataatattataatcatgTTTTCAGGCGTTCGAATGTTAGACGGAGATGTAACAGATGCAGTTGAAGCCAGATCACTCAGCTTGAATCCACAgcatatcgatatttatagtGCTTCGTGGGGCCCTGATGACGATGGCAAGACAGTCGATGGCCCTGGCGAACTGGCAACAAGAGCCTTCATCGAGGGAATTACCAAGGTTAGTTTTGGATATAAGTCAATAATTATGAATCTGAATTAATTATGGAATTtggacaaatttattttatcattcattCTGTTTTATATCGATCTATGTTACGATAGtatctatgaaattatatataaaaaaaaaagatagttgAAATTGAATCATTTACAAGGGTTCGTAGCGATGTCGTAAAGGTTTTATTTCAATTCCAAAAATATTCGCGTAAATCAGGATTTAAAATTTCCTACGTTTCGTATATTTACGAGCTTTCAGCTTGAAGATACGTACGTGAACATTGAAACATCGCGATACGGTCCTTCGCATAGCTAGATATACCTAAACAGAAAATatgtcaaaaaagaaaaaaaacctgAATGAATCTCCTAGACATAATAAACTCGaacaatttatatagatttgaACAAATCAAATCTGTAAGGTAGAAGACCTTTTTTAAAACAAACACGAGGatcgaattttcaaaaagttctttttattatcgtcacaacgtttattaataaatcactGGATCATTAGATCAACCAAATATACTGTATGTCCAAGAAGAACATAATTCTTatcgtgataaaaataaaataatgctGAAATTATTGGTGgtattatacatgtacatattgttggatatttcatataatttatacttattactattgtaagaaaaaattactataCATTGTTAAGAAAAATGGTAATGTCAGAATAACCAAAAGTTTAACCAGTAGTTATGATAAAAGTTTCCGAGTATTTTCATTAGATACACGCGACTTCttatcttcatttcttttggtttttcttcgttttctcatAGAGTATCTAGACAAAACGTAATAAGACAAGTTTACTAACGTTAAAGAAAGTTTCCTAAACGTTAAAACTTCTCAAAGGTCTAGGTATTTCTTCAAAACGTCATGAAACTAGGATATAGAGTCCGTCGATATCTTCCCCGGAAATTTGATGCAAAGAATTTCaacatagaaaatatacatgtcactttctcttcttcctcttcttcttaacACTTTCAAGAATTCGAAAAGTTTGACAACTCGGTAGAACTCCGTAAAAGTTTAGCTGAGCTTTTCGTGAACCCACGAAGAGTCTCGAATCTTTCCGAAAAACTTTTCCAGTAGATACTTTCTTatacttgttttttcttacgGTAAAACGACAAATCGATAATGGATCGTCTGGATCGGTAAACAAATATTGTCCAAACAAtccaatttttgaaaattagaaaattttgttaagaaTTTTTTCGTAAGATCGTCTATAAACATAATTCGattagaaatagagagagagagagagagagagagagagagagagagagagagagagagagagagagaggaagagagagaaagagtgagtgaaagagacagaaaaagaaagagagtagtcGCAGTAAAGTAGTCCTCGAAGCTACCAGAGCCACCTTAATAGACTCCGAGGGAAAGGTGGAGGTCAGCTCTTGGAAAGTTTCTAATTGGGTGCTTTTAAGTTACCTCAACCAAAACTCTCTTACCCGCACGCATTACCATTTTAAACTCACTCCACTGCAATGTGGCCGTAAGTCATATGCAAATATTAAAAGGTACTTTGGATGCGAAAGCTCGTTAAAGCatcgttcgaaaaagagaggaaaaaaaaggaaagagaaagaaaaagaaaggctaGATCTTACGAAGAAGAATACGAGTTCCTCATTCAAGATGTCAAAGTTTTCCcggagtgaaaaaaaagaatcataacGTGAAATAACTAATTTAAAAAGGTCAGatcgtgaaaattattttccaacgaCGTCAACTTCGCGCATTTTAAAAGCTCCGATTCGTCGTCcttttataaaacatacaataaatacgataaaacaTTGCTTGACGCTACtattataaaactaaatatattatataatatataaaagaacatgAAACGTAATAGCAGGAAATATTGTGTCATCGTGGTTAcgtttatacgaaatattatgtAGTACATTGTAATCGatcttatattattcgtagctcgaagaaaattttggaACGTTTATATACCAATTTCAAGGGAAGTCTTCTTTCCATATTGCTCGTTTCCGAtatgtaatattctttttaaatgccTTCACGTATGCGCATATCGATCGGTAGTCAcgctcgaataaattttcctcttccttctttttctgccGCCAGTACCAAGCTACCCTCAGCAATGCCCTTCGTATTTTCCATAATCCGCTAAATAAATTTACCCGTGTACGAGAACACACTTTACCGAGTTTTGGTACGCGATTTACGAATCTCGCTTTAATACATACTCGGAACCTTTTTACGAGGGTACTCGAATGGAAAATTTGCAACtcattttttgataatacCCGTTCAAAGGACGTTCgtgtaaaataacaataagacTTTAAACATTTCACGAAACCGCGCTTAATCGTACCATAGGTGAATGGTGAATAAACGACCAGCTTGTAACCGTTATCGGTTTTCGGATGGTTGCTCATTGAGGTTTAAAGCGAGATGATTTCAATTATTCGATGATACTATTGTGGGTTGCccaaaagtttctttcgcTATCAACAcgcagttttttttttttttatctaacagcgtttaaaaacgaaacttttagaacgatttaaagaattaggtcatttctttttcgtaaactaacatcttgaaattattaatatcttgaaTAAATTAAGATAGAAATTCAACACAAGTAAATTATCGTCTTACAAAGAAATTTGTattgtttgttattattttactttctatttgtattttaataatcaattgaACGAAACACCCTCTTACCGTTAGTATGATTGATAGAAACCCTTTTCAGAACGTCTTCGACTATCCTTTATATCGAATGTAGCCTATATCCGCGATACTACATTCCTTTGTCCGCGCCGAAAGCGAAGAGAACAATATTGAAGTTCCTTTCAGAAAACAATTTCGATGATCCTCGTCGTAGCGAAATTGCGTTCGTGCTACGGTTCCCTTGATACTTGGCCTCTGGGTATAAGCGACTGGAAACTTACATTCCAATTCTcaacattttaattaacttcAATAACGAATGAAGCTCATCGATGAATCTACGCTAATGAAAAGTATagttttcgatataattttcctttcgaatatcCAAGTTCGAACAATTTCAATGAACTATTGTTGTGTATGTTTTGCAAATGTAGTTATACTtctataaaatcaaatcattTATTCCGATATTTTCACCAAGTTATGCacagtagaaaaagaaaaaggaagaactaTCGAAAcggtaaatttataatatttgcgaactttcaaaaattgtttcattcataatatatGAACTTTCAAATATCTATAAcgaattcaaaatttattttgtagtttaaagaattttcataGGGAAACTTACGAATGTAATTACCCCATTTTGTAAGAGTGCtactatgtacatatgtagtGAGACACCCACATGAGTACACTTAGATTCCTGTTAAGTTCTCGTGTTCCCTTTGACACGCACCGCGTGTAGTTGATAGTCTCGATCGGAACACTTTGATCATTCAAATTTACTCCCTAGACGAGAACTTCATTCGCGTCTCTGTCGTATGTTACTAAGAAAGACGTGTTAATTAATGTGACATGAGAGATAAGCGTGAATATCAATTGCTATTAACATGtacgatcatatatattacatcaaagaaaattcttaattGCTTCACTATTGAtttctgatattttattaatacttaataatattaataatattatctaataacGATGcacaataaaatcaaaattaacgaaaaaactagatataaatttcaatatctaTTCTATTCTCTGATGTATTTCgagtaattttcaaaattggaTATTTTTgagaagaaacataaaaaacatGATTGAACTTGTTGGTATCGACCAATAAAGCAACGGTTACATGTTTAATAAAGTTAGATTGgaaacagggagagagagagagagagagagagagagagagagagagagagagagagagagagagagagagagaaatagagagaaatagagataggaTCTCATCAATGATACGAGTTATACCATTAAGCCTCGCAAACTCAGGGACGTTTGATCAACAGGGACGTAACGGGAAGGGTTCGATCTTCGTATGGGCTTCTGGTAATGGTGGCAGAGACCACGATAACTGTAATTGCGACGGCTATACCAACAGCATATGGACTTTGTCCATCAGCAGTGCAACTGAGAACGGGTTGGTGCCTTGGTACAGCGAAGCTTGCTCTTCTACCTTGGCAACGACCTATAGTTCTGGTTCAACTGGTGAGAAACAAGTAGTCACCACTGATCTTCATCATCAATGTACAAGCAGTCATACTGGAACTTCGGCATCGGCACCTTTAGCAGCTGGGATATGTGCACTTGCGTTAGAAGCAAATAGGGATCTAACGTGGAGAGATATGCAGCATATCGTTGTTAGAACGGCTAAACCAGCCAATCTAAAAGCACCCGATTGGGTTACCAATGGAGTCGGTAGAAACGGTGAGCTTTATATTCTtatgatatcatttttatgacACGATTTTATTAGAATCTGAAAGATATTGCTCGTTTAAAAGATCTTCTTTCGTGGCGATTTACGCAATTTTAAATCTATGTGGTtacaaaattgtaaaatatgaaTACTTAACGTAGCTTAATGAATGACATAACATATGtgtcataatttatttttctgttaaatttcatagaaaaaaaaaagaattaggaTAATgcaattcttttattattcttactttAACATTCACTTAACAGATAgggtaatatttttcttctgacaatttctataaaagtGTAATAAATCGTACAGTAAAAGTTTAATACGTTATGTAAATCTAATGCAAGTCTTTCATCTAATatcctttttataatattttatacgaggAAAGGTATAGTATAATTTGCTGTCgtcattgtttttttattatacttctcGTCTTCGTTATCgccaataatttttctttaattaacgttttaaaatcgattttacaaaCGTTTCATTTTACCAATAGTCGACATAATAActtcttgtttctttgttcttgTTCTGACATGAGTTATTTTGTTGCAACGTCAAGCTCGTTAATtcgaaatacgaaaaataagaaacaaggaaagaaatgagacTCGATCGCAGGACGAAAGGTTGAAtttaatggaaaatttttcaatctcaAGCTTCTATCTCGACATTCCATTCTGAAATACCAAGAATTCAGGAAGACGGCAGGCTTGAATCGCACATGCATCGGTACTCTCGAAAACCTATATACGAGTCCAGGTTACAATCTTTTTTCAGAAACGTCAGGAATTTTTTCGGTTATTCGTACTTCGATTCAAATAGCGAACAATTCAAGTCAAAAGCACGCGAGTTCTCTAGTTCCTCTGAAATTCATTTTTCGCTTTGcgatctctatctttctttctttcattc
This genomic interval from Vespula pensylvanica isolate Volc-1 chromosome 8, ASM1446617v1, whole genome shotgun sequence contains the following:
- the LOC122631339 gene encoding dynein axonemal intermediate chain 2-like isoform X1; translation: MDRPQFAVAYCFKDRIQLPTNLSPNAYIWNIERPNKPSVILKSASASMAIEFNQRDPSLLISGLMSGQVCSWDTRTGDSPVQISVPLNSHRNPVSQAYWINSKTNTEFFSSSNSGTIKWWDIRKLRKPTEVLVMDLQNPERQSINESIPITVLQYESTMGSKFLVGLENGIIVNVNRKAISNSEKLHTRYHCHFGPVLSIDRNPTILKNFLTTGNNHAKVWTEETREHCLIKTTRKLGLLTGTCWSRSRLSLFFTINTEGTLDAYDLFQGIRTPTYRIQICKKSLTTIKPHNDGNILGIGSVNGNVYFVLCGGLFTTTFPHDKSFFLSYLDRCSLYEKTVEARKKETTLLITHVPPQHSKSKYRSRPRGSKEMPRRSRVRRHHGPPFADDEEIIEAEKQYFLKLEAVFEQPDSTSHLTFTKLFSETLFRLKENLRNNELFELKLHGPIHPIFKSFILH